The Dethiosulfovibrio peptidovorans DSM 11002 genome has a window encoding:
- the tsaB gene encoding tRNA (adenosine(37)-N6)-threonylcarbamoyltransferase complex dimerization subunit type 1 TsaB, translating into MNRILALDCSNRWTCGGIVSEGILVSEINVDLGRTQAARLPYVVDSLLSLSGMSLQDIDAISVTVGPGYFTGIRIAVAYGVSLAKGLGLPVIPISSLEALARGANPIIGDLIIPCIRAGRDATYSAAFYLADDGFEEVMAEKERSLSDLSSALNDLDGFPKVVVTEDRTCRGMQYGGSINLIPRIGGIATALTAWHRKDYAVDPEAVKARYHRDPGIGGFSK; encoded by the coding sequence ATGAATAGAATTTTGGCCCTGGACTGTTCCAACCGTTGGACCTGCGGGGGAATCGTCTCCGAGGGGATCCTGGTTTCCGAGATCAACGTGGATCTCGGAAGGACCCAGGCAGCCAGGCTTCCGTATGTAGTGGATTCACTCCTCTCTTTGTCTGGGATGTCCTTGCAAGATATAGATGCGATATCGGTTACGGTAGGTCCCGGGTATTTTACCGGAATACGCATAGCCGTGGCATATGGCGTCTCTCTCGCCAAGGGGCTGGGGCTCCCGGTCATACCGATAAGCTCCCTCGAAGCCCTGGCTCGGGGGGCTAACCCCATCATCGGGGATCTGATCATACCCTGTATAAGGGCTGGCAGAGACGCAACCTATTCCGCCGCTTTTTATCTAGCCGACGACGGATTCGAGGAAGTCATGGCCGAAAAAGAGAGATCTTTATCCGATCTATCGTCGGCCTTGAACGATTTAGACGGTTTTCCCAAGGTCGTGGTGACGGAAGACCGTACATGTCGAGGTATGCAATACGGTGGTTCCATAAACCTTATTCCGAGGATTGGTGGTATCGCCACAGCCTTGACGGCTTGGCACCGCAAGGACTATGCGGTAGACCCCGAGGCCGTAAAGGCTAGATACCATAGAGATCCCGGCATAGGTGGTTTTTCAAAATAA
- a CDS encoding 4Fe-4S dicluster domain-containing protein — MAKKFEVIINKTWCKGCSLCVEICPKKVLGIDDRQKAEPFEPEKCIGCRQCENICPDLAITIREAEKNG; from the coding sequence TTGGCGAAGAAGTTTGAGGTAATCATCAACAAGACCTGGTGCAAAGGATGTTCACTCTGTGTGGAGATCTGTCCTAAGAAGGTCCTCGGCATCGACGACAGGCAGAAAGCCGAGCCTTTCGAGCCCGAAAAGTGCATAGGTTGTCGTCAGTGCGAGAATATCTGTCCCGACTTGGCCATAACGATTAGGGAGGCGGAAAAAAATGGGTAA
- a CDS encoding 2-oxoacid:acceptor oxidoreductase subunit alpha → MGKIAFWQGNEALAMGALAAGCRFFGGYPITPSTEIAEKMAEELPKLDGRFIQMEDEISAIAATIGASIAGSKALTATSGPGFSLKQENLGLAYEAEIPIVVVDVMRGGPSTGLPTKAGQQDVMQARWGTHGDHGTIAYAPSSVEECYTMAVEAFNAAEKYRQPVLIMSDAEIGHMREKIEIPDPEDIRISNRKKPTVEMEKFVPYKAAPEDDIPPMASFGDGYRWHVTGLTHNDWGFPTNNADEIEKKMTRLMRKIDRFRDDIVRYDTESVEDADILVVSYGSVARSSSRAVKDARARGMKVGHFRPITLWPFPDKELEKLARKVKTIIVPELNCGQMVLEVERAVHGKSRVVPMELVNGDLFHPKDILEKISQEVR, encoded by the coding sequence ATGGGTAAGATTGCGTTTTGGCAAGGTAACGAGGCTTTGGCTATGGGGGCCTTGGCTGCCGGCTGTCGTTTCTTCGGCGGTTATCCCATAACCCCTTCCACAGAGATAGCTGAAAAGATGGCGGAAGAGCTTCCTAAACTGGATGGTCGCTTCATCCAGATGGAGGACGAGATTTCCGCTATAGCAGCGACCATTGGCGCTTCCATCGCCGGTTCCAAGGCTCTTACAGCGACCTCCGGGCCTGGCTTTTCCCTTAAACAGGAGAACCTGGGTCTTGCCTATGAGGCGGAGATACCGATAGTCGTAGTCGACGTCATGAGAGGCGGCCCCTCCACGGGACTTCCCACTAAAGCGGGACAGCAGGACGTCATGCAGGCTCGTTGGGGAACCCACGGAGATCACGGTACTATAGCCTATGCCCCTTCCTCGGTTGAGGAGTGCTACACCATGGCCGTAGAGGCCTTCAACGCTGCCGAGAAATATCGTCAGCCTGTGCTGATAATGAGCGATGCCGAGATCGGTCATATGAGAGAGAAGATAGAGATTCCAGATCCCGAGGACATCAGAATCTCGAACAGAAAAAAGCCGACCGTGGAGATGGAGAAGTTCGTCCCATATAAAGCAGCCCCAGAGGACGATATCCCTCCCATGGCGTCCTTTGGCGACGGCTATCGTTGGCACGTGACCGGTCTTACCCACAATGACTGGGGATTCCCGACCAATAACGCCGACGAGATAGAGAAGAAGATGACCCGTCTGATGAGAAAGATAGACCGGTTCAGAGACGATATAGTTCGTTACGATACCGAGTCCGTCGAGGACGCCGATATCCTGGTGGTCTCTTACGGAAGTGTGGCCCGTTCCAGTTCCAGAGCCGTCAAGGATGCCAGAGCCAGGGGCATGAAGGTAGGACATTTCCGCCCCATAACCCTGTGGCCCTTCCCCGACAAAGAGCTGGAAAAACTCGCCCGCAAGGTCAAGACCATCATAGTCCCCGAGCTGAACTGTGGCCAGATGGTATTGGAAGTGGAGCGTGCGGTTCACGGAAAATCCAGGGTAGTACCCATGGAGTTGGTCAACGGGGATCTGTTCCACCCCAAGGATATCCTCGAAAAAATTTCCCAGGAGGTCAGATAA